The following are from one region of the bacterium genome:
- a CDS encoding helix-turn-helix domain-containing protein produces MVKITLTHKIRLKPTYKQENYFRQACGVARFTWNWALGEWKRQYEACKKPTGLGLKRQFNAIKPVEFPWMYKLPNMPASSLLFSCKVHLSVFSTKRQSILNSRRKEYMTVFI; encoded by the coding sequence ATGGTTAAAATTACGCTTACTCATAAAATCCGGCTTAAACCGACTTATAAGCAGGAGAATTATTTCAGGCAGGCATGTGGCGTAGCTCGTTTCACATGGAATTGGGCATTGGGTGAATGGAAAAGGCAATATGAGGCCTGCAAAAAGCCAACAGGATTAGGGTTAAAAAGGCAGTTCAACGCCATTAAGCCCGTTGAATTTCCGTGGATGTATAAGTTACCAAATATGCCAGCCAGCAGCCTTTTATTTTCTTGCAAAGTGCATTTAAGCGTTTTTTCGACAAAAAGGCAAAGTATCCTCAATTCAAGAAGAAAGGAATACATGACAGTTTTTATATAG
- the murC gene encoding UDP-N-acetylmuramate--L-alanine ligase: MLKNIQHIHFVGIGGSGMSGIAEVLINLGYKVSGSDLKQTEVTGRLASLGGKIFIGHKPEQVGNAHVVVTSSAVLPDNPEVVQAKRLKIPVIPRAEMLAELMRLKYAVTIAGTHGKTVTTSLVSMVLAEGGLDPTVVIGGRLKNIGSSAKMGKGEFIVAEADESDGSFLKLTPTIALVTNIDDDHLDYYKTLDNIKSTFVQFVNKVPFYGSIILCGEDENIKSIIPRITRKYYTYGRGKNYDFYAENIVYEEMHTEFDLCFSGKNLGRLKLHFPGAHNVLNSLGAAAVGIELGVGFEKIRKAFLDFTGVSRRLEIKARKKDIVFIDDYGHHPTEIRVTLETIKSIWPERRLLVIFQPHRYTRTRDLAKEFGPSFNSVSRIWLTDIYSAGEKPIPGISSSLILESFPAEKRETVTLVSDREAIIKEVVKSLRPQDVLVTLGAGDVYKIGEEILNKI; encoded by the coding sequence ATGTTAAAGAACATTCAACACATACATTTTGTGGGAATAGGCGGTTCAGGGATGAGCGGAATTGCTGAAGTCCTGATAAATTTGGGCTATAAAGTTAGTGGGTCGGACCTTAAACAGACAGAAGTAACCGGGCGGTTAGCATCCCTGGGCGGCAAAATATTTATTGGGCATAAGCCTGAACAGGTAGGAAATGCCCACGTGGTGGTTACTTCCAGCGCGGTTCTTCCTGATAATCCGGAAGTGGTTCAAGCAAAGAGACTTAAAATCCCCGTTATTCCTCGGGCGGAGATGCTTGCCGAGTTGATGAGGCTGAAGTATGCAGTGACAATTGCCGGCACTCATGGAAAAACAGTGACCACTTCACTTGTATCCATGGTTCTTGCCGAGGGCGGATTGGATCCTACAGTAGTAATTGGTGGGCGTTTAAAAAACATAGGCTCTTCTGCCAAGATGGGTAAGGGAGAGTTTATAGTAGCTGAAGCAGATGAGAGCGATGGCTCGTTCCTCAAACTTACTCCCACCATTGCGCTGGTCACAAATATCGACGATGACCATCTTGATTACTACAAAACCCTGGATAACATCAAAAGCACTTTCGTCCAGTTCGTAAATAAGGTTCCTTTTTACGGATCTATTATTCTTTGTGGTGAGGATGAAAATATCAAGTCGATTATTCCTCGAATAACGAGAAAATATTATACTTATGGAAGAGGGAAAAATTATGATTTTTATGCGGAAAATATAGTATACGAAGAGATGCACACTGAATTTGACCTCTGCTTTTCGGGGAAAAATCTGGGCAGACTCAAACTACACTTTCCTGGAGCTCATAACGTTCTCAACTCTCTGGGCGCAGCTGCAGTAGGTATTGAACTGGGAGTAGGATTTGAAAAGATTAGAAAGGCTTTTCTTGATTTTACTGGCGTTAGTCGAAGACTGGAGATTAAAGCCAGAAAAAAGGATATAGTATTTATAGATGACTATGGGCACCATCCCACAGAAATAAGAGTAACTCTGGAGACAATCAAATCGATCTGGCCAGAAAGGAGACTGTTAGTTATCTTCCAGCCGCATCGGTATACACGCACGAGAGACCTGGCAAAAGAATTTGGACCTTCTTTTAATAGTGTCAGCCGAATTTGGCTCACAGATATATATTCTGCAGGAGAAAAACCCATTCCAGGAATCTCTTCATCATTAATCCTGGAATCCTTCCCTGCTGAAAAGAGAGAGACTGTTACATTGGTTTCAGACCGAGAAGCTATAATCAAGGAGGTTGTAAAAAGCCTGCGACCCCAGGATGTGCTCGTCACATTAGGAGCTGGGGATGTCTACAAAATCGGCGAAGAAATCTTGAACAAAATTTAA
- the mraY gene encoding phospho-N-acetylmuramoyl-pentapeptide-transferase, producing the protein MFYHIFYPLHVYFFPFNVFKYITFRAGAAIFTSLLLSLFIAPLLIKKLKQWHIGQQIREDGPPTHMKKAGTPTMGGLIILVSLVISTFLWARLDNRFTIIILLSTLWLGLLGFLDDYLKLIKKRSRGLMARYKLFGQSILALIIVIYLFYYPANSGYVTQLNIPYLKDFFINFGLLYALFAILLVVGSSNAVNLTDGLDGLAVGSIIIVAMTYALMAYLSGHAKFSGYLGIVPVPGAGELSIFLSSMAGAGLGFLWFNSYPAEVFMGDTGSLFLGGTIGIVALLIKQELLLIIVGGIFVVEALSVILQVASFKLRGKRVLKMAPLHHHFELIGWSEPKVVIRFWIVGIILALIALSALKLR; encoded by the coding sequence ATGTTCTATCATATCTTTTATCCTCTACATGTGTACTTCTTTCCCTTCAATGTTTTCAAATACATAACTTTTCGCGCTGGAGCTGCTATATTTACCTCTTTACTTTTGAGTTTATTCATTGCACCTTTATTAATAAAGAAATTGAAACAATGGCATATCGGTCAGCAGATACGGGAAGATGGCCCGCCCACCCACATGAAGAAAGCAGGAACCCCCACAATGGGCGGATTAATCATTCTCGTTAGCCTTGTTATTTCTACTTTTCTCTGGGCTCGCCTCGATAATCGCTTCACTATAATTATTCTTCTCTCCACTCTTTGGTTGGGACTGTTGGGTTTCCTTGATGACTATCTGAAATTAATAAAGAAGCGTAGTCGGGGACTTATGGCAAGGTATAAACTCTTCGGGCAGTCAATTCTCGCTTTAATTATTGTAATTTATCTTTTCTACTATCCAGCCAATTCCGGATACGTAACCCAGCTCAATATACCTTACTTGAAAGATTTTTTTATTAATTTTGGGTTACTTTACGCACTTTTTGCTATCCTACTTGTCGTTGGTTCCTCCAATGCAGTAAATTTGACCGATGGTCTGGATGGGTTGGCAGTGGGTTCCATCATTATTGTAGCAATGACCTATGCTTTAATGGCATACCTGTCAGGACACGCTAAGTTTAGCGGTTATCTAGGCATTGTTCCTGTTCCTGGTGCTGGGGAACTCTCCATTTTTCTGAGTTCAATGGCAGGGGCGGGTCTGGGATTTTTGTGGTTCAACAGCTATCCAGCAGAAGTGTTCATGGGTGACACTGGCTCCCTCTTTTTAGGGGGGACAATCGGTATCGTTGCCTTGTTGATTAAACAAGAACTTCTCCTGATCATTGTGGGAGGAATTTTTGTAGTTGAAGCACTATCAGTAATTCTACAAGTTGCTTCTTTTAAGCTGCGAGGTAAGAGAGTGTTGAAGATGGCACCTTTGCATCACCACTTTGAATTGATTGGTTGGTCCGAGCCGAAAGTGGTAATCAGGTTTTGGATTGTGGGGATTATTTTAGCCTTAATAGCTTTAAGTGCGCTAAAACTCAGATGA
- the murB gene encoding UDP-N-acetylmuramate dehydrogenase, with translation MYRFVHILENGKDTRRGKREKGTMDILDGLQKLVGNRVRVDEPLSKHASLRIGGPASYFLELRNIEELTNVVEFSQKENLDSFVLGEGTNVLFSDEGFGGLVVQLKGGFEKFSIEGNQVTAGAGVKLATLVEKLAKRGLAGLEFASGIPGSLGGAIVINAGTKMGSIGDVTREIKIFSDGRVEILNRKEINFSYRHCELPDKAIVLEVKLELKNGKKNDIINKIKESLKQRKKNQPVSTLNAGCVFRNPEACEAGKLIETAGLKGARFGDAEVSKKHANFIINCGRAKAKDVYNLVEKIRKTVKEKFDINLELELKIIGKRIKG, from the coding sequence GTGTACAGATTTGTACACATTTTAGAGAACGGAAAGGATACGAGAAGAGGCAAAAGAGAGAAAGGCACAATGGATATATTAGATGGATTGCAAAAACTGGTAGGAAATAGAGTGAGAGTTGACGAACCTCTCTCTAAGCATGCTTCTCTCAGGATAGGCGGTCCGGCGAGCTATTTTCTGGAATTGAGAAACATTGAAGAGCTGACTAATGTAGTTGAATTTTCTCAAAAGGAGAACTTAGATTCCTTTGTTTTGGGAGAGGGCACTAATGTGCTCTTTTCTGACGAGGGATTCGGTGGTTTGGTAGTTCAATTGAAAGGTGGGTTTGAGAAGTTTTCCATAGAAGGTAACCAGGTAACAGCTGGTGCAGGAGTGAAGTTGGCTACCCTGGTGGAAAAATTGGCTAAGAGAGGCTTGGCTGGTTTAGAATTCGCTTCAGGGATTCCAGGAAGTCTCGGGGGTGCGATTGTTATTAATGCAGGCACGAAAATGGGTTCCATTGGTGATGTTACCAGAGAGATAAAAATTTTTAGTGATGGAAGGGTGGAAATTTTAAACAGAAAAGAAATAAATTTCTCTTACAGGCATTGTGAGTTGCCCGATAAAGCCATAGTTCTGGAAGTGAAACTGGAGTTGAAAAATGGTAAAAAAAATGATATTATAAATAAAATTAAAGAAAGTCTTAAACAGAGAAAAAAGAATCAACCTGTTTCTACTCTTAATGCTGGTTGCGTTTTTAGGAATCCGGAAGCCTGCGAGGCGGGAAAGTTAATTGAAACTGCAGGGCTAAAGGGAGCAAGATTTGGGGATGCTGAAGTATCAAAAAAACATGCAAATTTCATCATTAATTGTGGCAGGGCAAAAGCTAAAGATGTGTATAATTTAGTCGAAAAAATTCGAAAAACAGTTAAAGAAAAATTCGATATAAACCTTGAATTAGAATTGAAAATAATAGGAAAGAGAATAAAGGGATAG
- the murG gene encoding undecaprenyldiphospho-muramoylpentapeptide beta-N-acetylglucosaminyltransferase: MQILIVLGGTGGHIYPGLALGEKLRSRNNEVILVGKKRGIGERIARESGFSFFQIVGEGLVRKFSLKVFRFFAKSIQGFFQSIQIFRSFKPDTVVGMGGYLSFSVVLAAKISRITCAIHEPNVLPGLANRVLAKIVDRIMVSFKETEKYFPSKRTFLTGSPVRQSILSCPRSEGLRKLDLVEGKKNILVFGGSQGARSINLAMVKALNFLNPLIKKIQIIHVVGIEQFSEIKEEYEKRNYSSRVLPYLLHMEYAYSCCDLVISRSGASTVAEIIAKGLPSILIPYPYATRGHQKANAEFLSKRGGCLLIEDNQLTGELLADVIIHLIADEAELRGMAENTRRLSIDDTAGKMADLIEAM, from the coding sequence ATGCAAATTTTGATTGTTCTGGGAGGTACTGGAGGACACATTTATCCAGGTCTCGCTCTGGGAGAAAAGTTGAGAAGTCGCAATAATGAAGTTATTTTGGTAGGAAAAAAAAGAGGGATTGGCGAGAGGATAGCACGAGAAAGTGGATTTTCATTCTTCCAAATCGTAGGAGAAGGATTAGTAAGAAAATTCTCATTGAAAGTTTTCCGTTTCTTTGCAAAATCTATCCAAGGATTCTTTCAGTCTATACAAATTTTTCGTTCTTTCAAACCAGATACAGTTGTAGGAATGGGGGGATATTTATCCTTCTCAGTAGTTCTGGCAGCGAAAATATCCAGGATAACTTGTGCGATTCATGAGCCAAATGTTCTTCCTGGACTGGCCAATAGAGTTTTAGCCAAGATAGTTGACAGAATAATGGTCAGTTTTAAAGAGACGGAAAAATATTTTCCATCAAAGAGGACATTTCTTACGGGAAGTCCTGTTCGCCAATCTATCTTAAGTTGCCCGAGAAGTGAGGGCTTGCGAAAATTGGATCTGGTAGAAGGGAAAAAGAATATTCTCGTTTTTGGAGGGAGTCAAGGTGCCCGTAGCATAAATTTAGCAATGGTAAAAGCATTAAATTTTTTGAATCCTTTGATAAAAAAGATTCAAATTATACACGTCGTGGGCATTGAACAATTTTCGGAAATAAAAGAAGAATACGAGAAAAGAAATTACTCATCACGTGTTCTCCCTTATCTTCTCCATATGGAATATGCCTATAGCTGTTGTGACCTGGTAATTTCCCGTTCTGGAGCAAGTACTGTCGCTGAAATCATAGCAAAAGGCTTACCCAGCATTCTTATTCCCTATCCTTATGCAACTCGTGGACACCAGAAGGCGAATGCTGAGTTTCTATCAAAAAGAGGGGGTTGTCTACTTATTGAGGACAACCAGTTGACAGGTGAGTTACTCGCTGATGTCATCATTCACTTGATTGCCGACGAGGCAGAGTTGAGGGGAATGGCAGAAAATACGAGAAGACTTTCTATTGACGATACAGCTGGCAAGATGGCCGATTTAATTGAAGCAATGTAA
- a CDS encoding RNA-guided endonuclease TnpB family protein has translation MELDQPLQTCESQAGIGVDLGVRRLATLSNGEEFEGPKPLKKQLGKLKRLQRQLSRKQKGSNNRNKVRIKVARLHYRISCIRQDTLHKLTSHLSNNFAAIAIEDLNVKGMMSNHVLARSIADMGFYEFRRQLGYKSQMRNNHIEVVDRWFPSSKRCSHCHVINDSITLSDRVFKCNNCGLEIDRELNAAINLESTVSSTGFQACGEKGAGSNGSLSETGLNEAGTKPCTDLYTF, from the coding sequence GTGGAACTGGATCAACCGCTTCAAACCTGTGAGAGCCAAGCAGGTATAGGTGTTGATTTAGGGGTAAGAAGGCTGGCAACCTTGTCCAATGGGGAGGAATTTGAAGGACCTAAGCCACTAAAGAAGCAATTAGGTAAGCTCAAACGTTTACAGCGGCAATTATCTCGTAAGCAGAAAGGCTCGAATAACCGCAATAAGGTGCGGATAAAAGTGGCAAGGTTGCATTACCGTATTAGTTGCATTCGCCAGGATACACTACATAAGCTTACGTCGCATCTGAGCAACAATTTTGCCGCTATTGCCATTGAAGATTTGAATGTTAAAGGTATGATGTCTAACCATGTGCTGGCCCGTAGCATTGCCGATATGGGATTTTATGAGTTTCGGCGGCAGTTAGGATATAAGTCGCAGATGCGAAACAATCATATCGAAGTTGTTGACCGTTGGTTTCCGTCATCTAAACGTTGTTCTCACTGCCATGTTATCAATGATTCAATAACATTAAGCGATCGGGTTTTTAAATGTAACAATTGTGGTTTGGAGATAGATCGTGAGCTGAATGCCGCTATCAATCTCGAGAGTACGGTGAGTTCCACCGGATTTCAAGCCTGTGGAGAGAAAGGCGCTGGCTCAAACGGAAGTTTGAGTGAAACCGGTCTCAATGAAGCAGGAACTAAGCCGTGTACAGATTTGTACACATTTTAG
- the ftsW gene encoding putative lipid II flippase FtsW, translated as MGKRDLRTQKRKWGDPRYKLKKGLYTPEYHRGDIFLLSVVLFLVFVGVVMVFSASAIVSHEKFDTSYLFLIKQIIWTVMGVFLMLVLARIDYNKLQKFSRPLMVFSFSLLVLVLLIESGEIKRWLKFGMVNFQPSEMAKICLILYIADVLDRKGSKLQDFKKGLLPILAIAGIFLILIYAEPDLGTAVILGLVVLAMLFMGGVRFFHLLSLVLASIPLLYFAVFHVGYRRERILTFINPWADAQRIGYQIIQALLALGSGGFFGKGLGASRAKLFFLPEPYTDFIFSIIGEELGFLGASLIIFLFVIIAWRGLHIATRAPNQFGNLLAAGITFLITFQAVLNISIVTACLPTKGITLPFLSYGGSSLVFSLAGVGILLNISRQT; from the coding sequence ATGGGTAAAAGAGATCTAAGAACTCAGAAAAGAAAATGGGGAGACCCGAGATACAAGCTAAAGAAGGGCCTATATACACCAGAATATCATCGTGGCGATATTTTTCTACTCTCCGTTGTTCTCTTCCTGGTGTTCGTAGGTGTGGTGATGGTTTTCAGTGCCAGTGCAATTGTATCCCATGAAAAGTTCGATACCAGTTATCTCTTTTTAATCAAGCAGATTATCTGGACAGTGATGGGTGTATTCTTGATGCTTGTTTTAGCAAGGATTGATTATAACAAGTTGCAGAAGTTTTCCCGACCGCTTATGGTTTTCTCATTTAGTCTTCTGGTTTTAGTTTTGCTGATAGAATCTGGAGAAATCAAGCGTTGGCTTAAGTTCGGAATGGTGAACTTTCAACCCTCGGAGATGGCAAAAATTTGTTTGATTCTCTATATAGCGGATGTTTTAGACCGGAAAGGAAGCAAGCTCCAGGATTTCAAAAAAGGGCTTTTGCCAATTCTAGCAATAGCAGGAATATTTTTGATACTTATCTATGCTGAGCCTGATCTGGGAACTGCGGTTATCTTGGGACTGGTTGTATTGGCGATGCTGTTTATGGGAGGAGTTAGGTTTTTCCATCTTCTCTCGCTTGTCCTGGCAAGTATACCACTTTTATATTTCGCAGTTTTTCATGTGGGGTATCGCCGGGAACGAATTCTAACCTTCATCAATCCTTGGGCTGATGCCCAGAGAATAGGCTACCAGATTATTCAGGCTCTCCTTGCTCTTGGCTCAGGAGGTTTTTTTGGAAAAGGACTGGGAGCTTCCAGGGCTAAATTATTCTTTCTACCCGAGCCTTATACTGATTTTATCTTTTCCATAATTGGAGAAGAGCTCGGATTTTTGGGTGCCAGCTTGATAATATTTCTATTCGTTATTATTGCCTGGAGGGGACTACATATCGCTACAAGAGCGCCCAATCAATTCGGAAATTTATTGGCTGCGGGAATCACCTTTTTAATTACTTTCCAGGCTGTTTTAAATATCAGTATAGTTACTGCTTGTCTGCCAACTAAAGGGATCACCTTGCCTTTTCTCTCATATGGTGGGTCTTCTTTGGTCTTCTCGCTGGCGGGAGTGGGAATACTTCTCAATATTTCCCGACAGACATAA
- the murD gene encoding UDP-N-acetylmuramoyl-L-alanine--D-glutamate ligase, whose product MRIKENYQGRKVLVIGLARSGLAVANLLTIQGDRVTVTDEKSKRELINNIKKLKKGIKIFLGRQDSVRLKNLVSEYDLLVISPGVPQENPLVEKARKLKIPVVSEIEAAFNIASSNLHWETLSSPPLVAVTGTNGKTTTCELIAAVLRSNGRRKVIVAGNIGTPLSGVVGQIRERTVLVLEISSFQLENVESFHPYVAVILNITPDHMDRHRTMGKYIQAKANIFKKQTEEDFCILNGDDKRCKILEGKAKSQVIFFSSKRALRKGVFVEGKRIVSNLDSRAKVPSDRGELLVKHVRVPGPHNLENALVAIAIGDIFSISRSKIRRAIEAFSGIEHRLEIVREIDGRRFINDSKATNVDACKRALETFPAPIILIMGGYDKGAPYRPLANLVREKVAALILLGQAASRIERELIGSVAIYRVDGMREGVELSYSLSQPGSSILLSPACSSFDMYSDFEERGKDFKRWVKEI is encoded by the coding sequence ATGAGAATAAAAGAAAACTATCAAGGAAGGAAAGTGTTAGTTATTGGTCTGGCGCGAAGTGGCTTAGCGGTAGCTAATCTATTGACCATTCAGGGCGATAGAGTCACAGTAACCGATGAAAAGAGTAAAAGGGAATTAATAAATAACATTAAAAAACTTAAAAAAGGGATAAAGATTTTTCTGGGTCGCCAGGATTCAGTCAGACTAAAGAATTTAGTCTCTGAATACGACTTGTTAGTCATAAGTCCTGGTGTTCCCCAGGAAAATCCCCTGGTGGAGAAAGCAAGGAAGTTGAAAATCCCTGTGGTGAGTGAAATAGAGGCGGCATTCAACATTGCCTCTTCTAATCTCCACTGGGAAACTTTGTCTTCTCCTCCGCTGGTAGCTGTTACAGGAACCAATGGAAAAACCACAACCTGCGAGTTAATTGCAGCAGTATTAAGGAGCAACGGAAGAAGAAAAGTAATAGTTGCCGGTAATATTGGTACTCCTCTATCTGGTGTGGTGGGGCAGATTAGGGAGAGGACTGTTTTGGTCCTGGAAATTAGCAGTTTCCAGTTAGAGAATGTTGAGTCTTTCCATCCCTATGTGGCAGTGATTCTGAACATAACTCCTGACCACATGGACAGACACAGAACAATGGGTAAGTACATCCAGGCCAAAGCCAATATTTTTAAAAAACAAACAGAAGAAGATTTCTGTATTCTAAATGGAGACGATAAGAGATGTAAGATTCTGGAAGGGAAAGCGAAGTCTCAAGTTATCTTCTTCAGTAGTAAGAGAGCCTTACGTAAAGGAGTTTTTGTTGAGGGGAAAAGAATAGTTTCTAATTTAGACTCGAGGGCAAAAGTTCCTTCTGATAGAGGTGAACTCTTAGTTAAACACGTAAGAGTTCCTGGTCCCCATAATTTAGAGAATGCTCTGGTAGCCATTGCCATAGGAGATATATTCAGTATATCGAGAAGTAAAATCAGAAGGGCAATTGAAGCCTTCTCAGGAATAGAACATCGTTTGGAAATAGTTCGAGAGATCGATGGGAGGAGATTTATTAACGATTCTAAGGCGACAAATGTTGATGCTTGTAAGAGGGCGCTGGAAACATTTCCTGCCCCGATTATACTCATCATGGGAGGTTATGATAAAGGCGCGCCTTATAGGCCACTGGCGAATTTGGTTAGAGAAAAAGTCGCTGCCCTTATTTTGCTGGGTCAAGCTGCTTCCAGAATAGAGAGGGAGTTAATCGGTTCAGTTGCTATTTACAGAGTAGATGGAATGAGGGAAGGAGTAGAGTTGTCTTATAGTTTAAGCCAACCAGGCAGTTCGATTCTTCTTTCGCCAGCCTGTTCCAGTTTCGATATGTATTCCGACTTTGAAGAAAGAGGGAAAGATTTCAAAAGATGGGTAAAAGAGATCTAA